From one Lolium rigidum isolate FL_2022 chromosome 4, APGP_CSIRO_Lrig_0.1, whole genome shotgun sequence genomic stretch:
- the LOC124647545 gene encoding protein MAO HUZI 4, chloroplastic-like encodes MAASSSCPSALAISTTSRVAGLPLLLALRRTPAPAGTRAAALAAGHGVTCSWSPLRPDLAVAPRPGARARAPLLRPRAWLTTPQIASTAFTVGTVAVLPFYTLMIAAPNADITKRTVESTAPYVALGLLYAYLLYLSWTPDTIRAMFASKYWLPELPGIVRMFASEMTVASAWIHLLAVDLFAARQVYHDGIKNNIETRHSISLCLLFCPVGIAAHALTKVLAGSVGRSH; translated from the exons atggcggcctcctcctcctgcccctcTGCCCTGGCCATCTCCACCACCTCCCGG GTTGCTGGCCTTCCCCTGCTGCTGGCGCTGAGGCGGACGCCGGCGCCGGCAGGCACGCGCGCTGCTGCCCTTGCCGCCGGCCATGGAGTCACCTGCTCCTGGAGTCCTCTTCGGCCGGACCTCGCCGTGGCCCCTCGCCCCGGTGCGCGGGCCAGGGCGCCTCTGCTCCGGCCTCGCGCAT GGTTGACGACGCCCCAGATCGCCAGCACAGCATTCACCGTGGGCACGGTCGCCGTCCTGCCTTTCTACACGCTCATGATCGCTGCTCCCAACGCCGACATC ACTAAGCGAACCGTGGAGAGCACCGCCCCCTACGTGGCTCTCGGCCTCCTCTACGCCTACCTGCTCTACCTCTCCTGGACGCCCGACACCATCCGCGCCATGTTCGCCAGCAAGTACTGGCTCCCGGAG TTACCGGGAATTGTGAGGATGTTCGCGAGCGAGATGACCGTCGCCTCCGCCTGGATCCACCTCCTAGCTGTCGACCTCTTCGCCGCCAG GCAGGTGTACCATGATGGCATCAAGAATAACATCGAGACCAGACATTCCATCTCGCTGTGCCTGCTCTTCTGCCCCGTCGGGATCGCGGCTCACGCCCTCACTAAGGTACTCGCGGGCTCGGTGGGTCGCTCACATTGA
- the LOC124705743 gene encoding uncharacterized protein LOC124705743: MAMDDVAFAAGSSSASMDAFASSSTAPTDPSHGWQKVVPRKPRKHAAPAAAPAHAAPDLAKSNVFEGVDKRSQERHRAIRAARDAADEADGSIAAWGARSDDDEYGSDSDEAAKPQPEEVKKPKKPKVKKPKVTVADAAALIDAENLAAHLIEVSASYENQEGIQLMRFADYFGRAFANVSAAQFPWAKMFKESPMSKMVEVPLNHVPEPVCKTASDWINQRSSDALGDFVLWCIDSIMSELSGQPLGVKGSKKVVQQTPKAQVAIFVVLALTLRRKPDVLVNLFPKIVGNNKYLGQEKLPIIAWVINQASQGDLVSGMFYWSHSLFPALCAKSGNPQSRDLVLQLLERFLTTPNASKARGILLNGAVRRGERLVPAGTFDLFMRGAFPVPNARVKATERFEAAYPIIKELALAGPPGSKTVRQAAQQLLPLAVKAMQEKNAELSREAADIFIWCLTQSPECYKQWDKLHPENIGASVAVLSKITADWKTLAPKLNSEALKTTLKSIKAKNEVALEEAEDSGKKASIKEADKHCKVIIGRLSRGATCLKGSLLVIALAAAAGFALSPNLDLPADLAMVQEHLAKVPEHLAMVPEHLATVPEHLSVLSEKLQAMASEYMGSF; the protein is encoded by the exons ATGGCAATGGACGACGTCGCCTtcgccgccggctcctcctccgcaTCCATGGAcgccttcgcctcctcctccaccgcgccCACCGACCCATCCCACGGCTGGCAGAAGGTCGTCCCCCGGAAACCCCGCAAGCACGCGGCCCCGGCCGCCGCTCCGGCCCACGCCGCGCCCGATCTGGCCAAGTCCAACGTGTTCGAGGGCGTCGACAAGCGCTCTCAGGAGCGGCACCGCGCGATCCGGGCCGCCCGGGACGCGGCCGACGAGGCCGACGGCTCGATCGCCGCGTGGGGCGcgcgctccgacgacgacgagtacggcTCCGACTCCGACGAGGCCGCCAAGCCTCAGCCCGAGGAGGTCAAGAAGCCCAAGAAACCCAAGGTGAAGAAGCCCAAGGTCACGgtcgccgacgccgccgcgctcATCGACGCCGAGAACCTCGCCGCGCACCTCATCGAAGTCTCG GCCTCGTATGAGAACCAGGAGGGTATCCAGCTCATGCGGTTTGCTGACTACTTCGGCCGAGCGTTTGCAAACGTGAGCGCAGCCCAGTTCCCGTGGGCAAAGATGTTCAAGGAATCACCAATGTCCAAGATGGTGGAG GTACCCTTGAACCATGTTCCCGAGCCAGTTTGCAAGACTGCCAGTGATTGGATCAATCAGAGATCTTCTGATGCCTTGGGAGATTTTGTTTTGTGGTGTATAGATAGCATCATGTCTGAATTATCAGGTCAACCTTTGGGAGTTAAGGGCTCGAAGAAGGTTGTTCAGCAGACTCCAAAAGCCCAG GTTGCAATATTTGTTGTGCTTGCCTTGACTTTAAGAAGGAAGCCAGATGTACTAGTAAACCTCTTCCCCAAGATAGTGGGGAACAATAAATATCTTGGACAGGAAAAGCTTCCTATCATTGCCTGGGTTATTAATCAG GCATCTCAAGGTGACCTAGTCTCGGGAATGTTTTACTGGTCTCATTCCCTATTTCCTGCATTATGTGCAAAAAGTGGGAATCCTCAGTCAAGAGATCTTGTTTTGCAATTGCTGGAAAG GTTTTTGACTACTCCCAATGCTTCCAAAGCTCGGGGTATCTTATTGAACGGCGCAGTTAGAAGGGGGGAGCGCCTGGTTCCTGCTGGAACATTTGATCTCTTCATGAGAGGAGCATTTCCCGTGCCTAATGCACGTGTGAAG GCTACAGAGAGATTTGAAGCGGCCTACCCAATAATAAAGGAACTAGCTCTTGCTGGTCCTCCCGGCTCTAAGACTGTGAGGCAAGCGGCGCAGCAGCTTTTGCCCTTGGCTGTGAAAGCAATGCAAGAAA AAAATGCAGAGCTCTCCAGGGAGGCTGCTGATATTTTTATTTGGTGCCTGACTCAGAGTCCAGAGTGCTACAAGCAGTGG GACAAACTTCACCCAGAAAACATTGGAGCCAGTGTTGCTGTCCTCAGCAAAATAACGGCTGACTGGAAGACGCTCGCTCCCAAGCTCAATTCTGAAGCTCTCAAAACAACTCTGAAGAGCATAAAGGCCAAG AATGAGGTGGCTCTGGAAGAAGCCGAAGACTCTGGGAAGAAGGCATCCATCAAGGAAGCAGACAAGCACTGCAAGGTGATCATCGGGAGGCTGTCCCGTGGCGCCACCTGCCTCAAGGGCAGCCTGCTGGTCATCGCCCTTGCCGCCGCCGCGGGCTTCGCGCTCTCCCCCAACCTGGACCTCCCCGCTGACCTGGCGATGGTGCAAGAGCACCTGGCGAAGGTGCCGGAGCACCTGGCGATGGTCCCGGAGCACCTGGCGACGGTCCCAGAGCACCTGTCCGTGTTGTCTGAGAAGCTCCAGGCGATGGCGTCGGAGTACATGGGGTCGTTCTGA